CCAGGTCACCTACGACCGCAACGTCGCGTTCGTCCAGCCGTTCCTCGCCGTCGTGCTCGCGGGCGGGATCGTCTACCTTCGGGACGTCGGCGTCCGGTGGCCGGCGTCTGCGTCTGCGTCTGCGGCGCTGGGCGTGGTCCTGGCGTTCGCGCTGCCCGCACACGAAAACCTACAGGCGAACCTCGCCTACCAGTTTTATCGGTACGACCAGGCGGCGCGCCGCATCAGCAGGCAGTACCGCCCCGACGACCTGGTCATCTACTTCCCCGCCTCAATCGACGTCGTCTTCGACCGCTACTTCCGGCCCCCGGGTCGCGCCTGCGGATCGCGACCGACTTCAGGCGTTGGAGCCGAAAAGACCACATGCCGCTGATGCGCGGGGCCGCTCAGCGCTTCTCCCAGTACCGCGGCCGGGTGTGGTTGGTCGTGAGCGTGCCCACGCCTGAGGGTTCGGTGGACGACCTGATCCGCCTGATCACCGAACAGGGTTTCCGGACCGCCGGGATCGAGGACTTCCGAGGCGTCGGCGTCGCGATGTTCGTGCGCGCAGGAGGAAAGCGGTGAGCGAGGGAAGGTCGGCCGCGTCCGTTCGAGCAGACCGCGCGGCGGTGCGCCACGCAGCCCGGACCGCAGGACCGACGGCCTTGGTGCTGGGTCTGGTTGCGGTCGTTCTCGCCGGCGTGTGGACACTCTTTCTGAAGTACGAGAGCCACTGGTCGGTGGACAGCGCGATCCGGGAACTGATGATCAAGCGCGTCGCCGAGGGCGGGCTGGCCGGGCTCACGGTCCCCAACCTCGCCGCTGAGGTCGATCCTGAGGGACGGTTCTTTCCCAGGTTTTTCTTCGTGGGGCGCGAGGACGGGTACCGTTTTGCGTTCCAGCCGCTGATCGCCGTACTGGGAGCCGTGCCGTACGGCTTGCTCGGACGCGCCGGTCTGCCGGCCATCCCCCTGCTGGGCGCGCTGGCGCTGGGCTGGGTCACTGCGCTCGGTGCTCAGCGCATCAGGCCCGAATCAGCCGCGCCCGCTGCGGCGTTGCTGCTGCTGGCGACGCCGGTCGCGCTGTACGCCGTCACGCTGTGGGACCACCTCCCCAGCGTGGCGATGCTGACCGGTGGCACCTACCTGATCTGGCGGCACGGCCTGGAAAGCGCACCTCGGTTGGGGGAAGTGGCGGCCGGAGGATTTCTGATCGGAGCGGCGCTGCTGTTCCGCAACGAGGCGTACGCGTACGGGCTGGCCGTGGCTGTCGCCTGGGTGGTGTCGGCGCCCCGCGCCAAGGCTTCAGGGCTGGTGGCCCTGGTCGTCGGGTTTGCCGCCGGCTGGGCGTTGAACGCCGGTTGGAACCGAGTTGTCTTTGGCGATCCCTTCGGGCCCAAGGCGGTCGCCGTGGCCGCACAGCAGGTCGGGGCCCTGCGCGATCCGGAAATCGGGGGCTTCGTCACGTCGAGGCTGTGGAAGCTCTACCTGTTCGTCATCGCCCCCGACTTCCAGCAGCGCGCAACCGTCGACGTGTTGGCTGGGATGGCGGCTTTTGCGACGATCGCGCTGGCCGCCGGCCTTCTGTCGACTCGCCATCCCGAGCGCCGTCTGGGTCCGGTGGCCGCCAGCCTGTGGCTCGTGGCCCTGGCGACGATCTGGGTCCTCGGTGCGCGCGGGCAGGTCACCGGCTTCTTCTGGGTCGCCCCGTACCTCGTGATGGCGTTCGTGTACAGGCCCGCTTCGCCACTGCGGCGGTTCCTGTGGGTGGTGGGGCTGGTCTTTGCGGCGCTGGTGATCGGCACCGCCTCCCAAGGCGGCTACCAGTGGGGGCCGCGCTATCTGCTGGCCGTCTATCCGATTGCGCTGTGGCTGGCTCTGGACGGATGGTTTGCTGCGTCCGACGGGTTCCGCCGCGGCGTGCGGGTGCCGGTTACGGTCCTCGTGGTGCTCGCCGGCCTCGCCCAGGCAGCAGGCGTCGACCACGCCGACACCGGCGCCTGGCAGGGCAGTGCAGTCGTGCAGGCACTGCGCACCGCTAGGACGGAGTACGTGGCCACGGGCGTCGAGGGATTCGCGTGGTTCTTTGCGCCGTACTACGGGGAGAAGAAGATCCTGGCTGTCGACAGCGCCGAGGAGTTGCGCGACCTCGTCCACATGCTGCTGCGCGCGCGGCTGGAGCGGTTCACGTACGTGCCGCGCGACGCGCTCTTCGATCCTCGGATCATCGAGCGCGAGAACTCGAGCGGGGTATCGTACCGCCGCGTGGACGACCGAAACCACCTCGGGATGCGTCTGATCGAGTACCGCTTGGACCGCACGCCCTAACTCCCGGCGCGGCTTCCCGGTACCAGGAGCCGGTACCAGGAACGGGTACCAGGAACGGGTACCAGGAACGGTCGGTGACCTTGCGCCAGCAGTCTGTCAGGCGTCGAGCTTCGCGGAGCGCGCGGGTGTCCCTCGCCTGTCGGAAGCCCCCGGAATGTCGCTCACATCGAGGACGGCGCGCGCCGTGCCGAGCAGGGCCAGCGCCTCCGTGGGGTCAACGACGCCCCAGTCCTGGGTGGCGTAGGCGTGGTAACTCGTCCAGGGGTAATCCTGGACCGAGGCCGCCAATCCGGCCTCCACTGGGTTCTGGTGCACGTATCGGACCACTGCCCAGAGGTACCCCTCGTCCTCGCAGAGCCTGGCGAAGTAGCGATCCTGGAACAGATGACCGGTCTGCCCGTAGCGCCGGTTGCGCCAGACGGCGAAGGTTCGCTGTACGTGGTACATGGCTCTCGCCAGAGAGTCATTGGAGCGGCGCACCAGCAAATGCAGGTGGTTGGGCAGCAGGGCGTATGCGATCACCCGCAATCCGAACCGCTCGCGGGCTTGGCTGAGCAGGGATAGGTAGAAGGCGAACTCGTCGGGCATGCGAAAGATCCGCTGTTGGCGGTTTCCTCTGGCAGTGACGTGGTAGATGCCGTCTGGGACTTCCTGGCGAGGCTTGCGCGGCATGGTCTCCCACCTCCTGGAATCTCTGTCTGCAAAGACTGAACGGGCCGACGTCGCCGTTTCGTGCACCCTTCCTGGAACCGGTACCAGGAACGGGTACCAGGAACGGGTACCAGGAACAGGTACCTGGAACCGGTATCAGGAGCAGGTACCGGGAGCAGGTACCAGGAACCGCACAATGGTGGTTTGGGTCATCCTTCCGGCGTTCAACGAGGCCGAAAACCTCCCCGGGCTTCTGTCGGAACTGGATGCCCTGGCGACGGACACGCTGCCTGGCGTCCGGGTGGTGCTGGTCGATGACGGGAGCACGGATGCGACCGGGGAGATCGCGCGGAGCTGGGCAGGTCCGTGCCGGCCGGAGGTGATCGCCCACGGGGCCAACCGGGGGCTGGCGGCGGCGGTGCTGACCGGTCTGCGCGCGGCTGTGAACAGGTGCGGGACGGACGACGTGATCGTGACCATGGACGCCGACGGATCTCACCGGCCGGCGCAGATCCCCGCGATGGTGCGCGAGATCGCAGACGGGGCGGATGTGATCATCGCATCGCGCTACCGGCCCGGGGCGCGCACCGCGGGGGTCTCCGCGATCCGCAGCCTGTACAGCCTGGGTGCGCGCGCGCTGCTGTCGGTGCTCTTCCCGAT
This Armatimonadota bacterium DNA region includes the following protein-coding sequences:
- a CDS encoding transposase, giving the protein MPRKPRQEVPDGIYHVTARGNRQQRIFRMPDEFAFYLSLLSQARERFGLRVIAYALLPNHLHLLVRRSNDSLARAMYHVQRTFAVWRNRRYGQTGHLFQDRYFARLCEDEGYLWAVVRYVHQNPVEAGLAASVQDYPWTSYHAYATQDWGVVDPTEALALLGTARAVLDVSDIPGASDRRGTPARSAKLDA
- a CDS encoding glycosyltransferase → MVVWVILPAFNEAENLPGLLSELDALATDTLPGVRVVLVDDGSTDATGEIARSWAGPCRPEVIAHGANRGLAAAVLTGLRAAVNRCGTDDVIVTMDADGSHRPAQIPAMVREIADGADVIIASRYRPGARTAGVSAIRSLYSLGARALLSVLFPIPGVRDYTCGFRAYRAALLGRARQRYGDRWIESQGFSVMTEILLKLRPLRPVVREVPIDLRYDLKRGRSKLVAGRTIRQYLGMIVRLRLRT